DNA from Sphaeramia orbicularis unplaced genomic scaffold, fSphaOr1.1, whole genome shotgun sequence:
GTAAACCACAGTactgttatttctttatttcttcatctttcttttctgggctcagctgtctgtaccgataaggcccagcccacaccagctgtactcccagtcatcactgcccatttttctgacacctttgcttgtgtttcctcttttatttggacattttaccagggagtatctcacactactgttttttcttttccctacttgtcttgtccagcgttctaacagcagaatggtagtctggttccttttggtgctgaacacatttgcttttccaacggtaacttcataaagtatatgaagcaccctttgatattctactgtgtttattatgagtttggttgaaccacattttgatgccagacctgacatgtgggggggggggagaacaagagagaagaaggtggtgaagaccctcacaagaaagtatgaacaatacaaacagtaacaaccatggagacaattataatggaaacaataactccaaccagaactgagtaaactgggcagaagagagagaagaaaaacaaaacaaaactacaaaaaaaaaaaccacaacaatgaaacacataagacctatgaaatgatgaatagaagaaaagaaagcatgaacaaaatatcgtataccacattcacacacataatcccagtaccagataatcccagtatcagataatcccagtatcagataatcccagtaccagataatcccagtatcagataatcccagtatcagataatcccagtaccagataatcccagtatcagataatcccagtatcagataatcccagtaccagataatcccagtatcagataatcccagtaccagataatcccagtaccagataatcccagtaccagatctCCACATCAGTTGTtctcattcatctgctgtgacagagtgaaccaggcaaacagactgagctgaagaacacacacatgcaaccacaaccgccccccctccaaggaccaggggcggacccagagggccccaaggcccggccatccagcagacaccacagagaggggggatccagccccccccccgagaggcaacagtgtgcctgcCCCGAAGATGGCCGAGGgaggcccccaccagaggccccacagcagcccagcacaggccccaggaggcctGGTGAGGCACCAGTCCccaagccccacgagcccaggagccacccgtctccACGGGcagggggtcccacccagcacaccgggaggccaggccggcccagaccgccacccACTGCAGGCCAGTGCACACCCCTCATTCAACATGTCTACACATCGCACAGAAACacagaggaaccagaggaggcTAAGCCGAAGCCCACGTACAGAGGCTGGCAGAATGTGGTGAAGTAGGTGTGGAGGTGGACCAGTCTGCCTGAGGAGACTCTGGAGAAGgtcacagatccagcaggacagtccacaaacaccgaCACTCTACCGGAGGACCGGGAGGGCCCGCCCAGGACCACCCTGACGTTCCCGTGACAGACCGAGTACCCGGCCCCAGAACAGTCCAGGGTCCAGGACCGGGGGTTCCTTCCAAAGCCGGCGTCGGCTCCGCCTCCTTTCCTCCCAATTCCTCTGTAGGTCAGTGCCATGGAAACCCCTCCggtccactggacctcccagtagtAGCGACCGGTCAGAGCCCTGGAACACAGCACCTGCCTCCAGTGGTCGAAGCGGTCCGGGTGGTCCGGGTACGGCTGCTCCTCCTTCACGCAGCTCAGACGGTTTGTGTCCGATAGGACGAGGTTTCTGTGGGCGGAGCTGGTTTCCAGGGTCAGGTTACAGAAATCTGACAGGACAGAACAGGCCAACAGGGTCATTTAACACTAAAAGgctgttccaccaatcagcacacAGATACACCCCCAAGAATTATGGGAATCTGTAaagtccacccccccaccccccctactGGGAAGTTTAATTAGGGAAAGTTTTTCACTGGGTCATTTTGGTGGAAATGCACCGAGGTGTTTCAcagttcctgcggtggaaaagaaGTCATGTCCCATTTTCCAGTGGTTTAGTTTGTGCTGAATCAAATGAAGCCACACTTACACTTCTTCAGCCCAGGCTTTAACCTCTGTGGTCCATCATGGTCCAACCTGAGGAAGGAAACAACAGGTTTCTGATCAACAGGAGTCACAACAGCAGCTCAGAAGTTTACACTAGGGCTGCACCATAGTTTACACGTCCTGTCCTCATACTGTCTGAGACCCTCTGGGAGTTCTCTGTGTAAACAGGGGTGGTACTGCCCCCCCAGGGGGCACTGGGACACTGTCAGGGgatgtttggaacaagaaagctgagagggggggcgTTAGGTTCTGggcccccaaccccccccccagtaCCTCTGCAACAAGGTATTTAACGCCACATGCCCCCCGGGTCTTCAGTGATAACTTCtgttgacaccccccccccccataataaAGGCACTCTCTGCTCTatgtggaccccccccccctccacccatTTTCCACCTGCTACTCTGTTaatttaaagcagggctgtccaaccctggtcctccagaccTACTGTCCAACCCAGATGTTTCCCAGATGCCCCAGACAGTCCCCCTGACAGTCGTTCTCAGTCGTCTCCACAGTTTGATGATAGACTTTTCATTTGCATCAGGTgttagaagagggaaacatctgaaacatgcaggacagtagatctgcaggaccagggttggacagtaggtctgcaggaccagggttggtgacccccaTTTAAAGCATCCCTGGAGTGTCTCATATAGCCTAGACCAGTCTTCTGTCCAGACCATGTCTCAGAGGTGTGGATGCAGATGTAATGGACTGAGCAGGTGCTACCCAGAGTCCGTACCCTGTCAGAGGGGACGCTCATGGTCCGGTCACCTCTGTGATGGATGTTCTTACCAGAGCGTGTCCAGTCTGAAGGGTGGATTCTCCAGCTGATCACACAGACCCTTCACTCCGGActctcctggatggttgtagctcaggtctaactgtctgagatgggacggattggacttcagacctgagaccagagaagaacatccttcctctgtgatctgaCATCCTGACAGCCTGGAAACAGTGGCACCTCTTAGAACAGAACGGACACCAACCAAACCCCTGAAGATATTTATTCACATGAACATCGTAAACAATCTGACcggagagtctccagtttacaatGTGGAAGCTTCAGACCAGCGACCAGAAGCTCCACTCCTGAGTCCTGGAGATCATTGGAACTCAGGTCGAGCTCTTTCAGAGAGGACGACTCTGACCCGAGCACCGAGGACAGAACTTCGCAGCTGGTCTTCGACAGGTTACAGCGACTCAGCctgaagaaataaaaacatgaacatcAGCCACTCTGAAGGTTCATGGAAATGTTTGAACCAGTAAAAGACCACAGGTTCCTGGAAGTTCACATTCAGAGAGcgatctgacctgagagtctccaaaGGACAgtctggactcttcagtccagcGACCAGAAGCTCCACCCCCGAGTCCTGCAGATCATTGGAACTAAGGTCCAGCTCTTTTACATCGGACTGGGAGTTGAGAACGGACGATAAAGCTTCACAGCTTCTTTTCGACAAATTACAATCGCTCAGCCTGGAGAGAAAAGAAGAGTGTTTTCAAAGTCCAccctcagggttagggttaactacaTTCAACTCATCTTTGGTTCAGTTCGTCTGGACTCACACAGCTTTGGTGGAGGCTTTGACCACCGGCAGCAGCTTCAGAAGAATCTCCTCTGAACCACagtattccttcaggtcaaacacatccaggtgttttcctgatgacagtaagatgaagaccagagctgaccactgagcaggagacagttgttctgtggacagacgtccatgtctcaggtactgttggatctgatccaccagagacccATCCTCCAGTTcgttcagacagtggaacaggttgatgcttttctctacagacagtttctcactgatcttcttcttgatgtactcaGCTGTCTTCTGATTGGTCTCTGagctacttcctgtctgtttcatCAGACCTTGTAGAAGTCtgtgattggtctgcagtgatagacccaggaggaagcgcaggaacaggtccaggtgtccatttggactctgtaaggcctggtccacagcggtctggtacaaCTGGACAGGTTTGTCCTTTGATAGTTTCGACCAAACAGatgtttgttcttctgacagcagattgactccagtgttggtgaaggtctgatggacatgaagagcagccagaaactc
Protein-coding regions in this window:
- the LOC115416750 gene encoding NACHT, LRR and PYD domains-containing protein 12-like isoform X1 — translated: MVTPTKVLLDVLNDLSADDFKTFKWFLKQKEDLGPFRPIPERRLEDADRTDTVDAMKNLYGTHTVEVTRTVLVQINRNDLLEELPKPAHKPEEVIVHRRQILKSKMNKKLERLFEGLPNSTNQKLLKEVLTQIYVTKAKIAEVVEEHEMTQVETTSRKTDGEQTTITCKNIFKTPPDRDQPIRTVLTKGVAGIGKTVLTQKFSLDWAEDKANQDIHFIFPLTFRELNVLKQKFSLVELVQHFFTETDQAGLFSFKDLQVVFILDGLDECRPPLDFNNTQILTDVTESSSVDVLLMNLIRGNLLPSARLWITTRPAAANQIPAQWVDMVTEVRGFKDPQKEEYFRKRFTDEEQTNTIISHIQRSRSVHIMCHIPVFCWITATVLEDVLKTTDRRQLPKTLTEMYIHFLVVQAKVKNVKYDGRSETDPHWSPETRKMIESLGKLAFEQLKKGNLIFYESDLTECGIDIRSASVYSGVFTEVFKEERGLYQDQRFCFIHLSVQEFLAALHVHQTFTNTGVNLLSEEQTSVWSKLSKDKPVQLYQTAVDQALQSPNGHLDLFLRFLLGLSLQTNHRLLQGLMKQTGSSSETNQKTAEYIKKKISEKLSVEKSINLFHCLNELEDGSLVDQIQQYLRHGRLSTEQLSPAQWSALVFILLSSGKHLDVFDLKEYCGSEEILLKLLPVVKASTKAVLSDCNLSKRSCEALSSVLNSQSDVKELDLSSNDLQDSGVELLVAGLKSPDCPLETLRLSRCNLSKTSCEVLSSVLGSESSSLKELDLSSNDLQDSGVELLVAGLKLPHCKLETLRLSGCQITEEGCSSLVSGLKSNPSHLRQLDLSYNHPGESGVKGLCDQLENPPFRLDTLWLDHDGPQRLKPGLKKYFCNLTLETSSAHRNLVLSDTNRLSCVKEEQPYPDHPDRFDHWRQVLCSRALTGRYYWEVQWTGGVSMALTYRGIGRKGGGADAGFGRNPRSWTLDCSGAGYSVCHGNVRVVLGGPSRSSGRVSVFVDCPAGSVTFSRVSSGRLVHLHTYFTTFCQPLYVGFGLASSGSSVFLCDV